The genomic stretch GTCCGGCTGCACGTGAAAGCGGTTGAGCACCAGCATGCGACGAGAGTACGCAGCGACGAGGAGTGACGTGGTGACGCCTTCCGACAACCTGCTCGGGCGCCTGTCCCGGGTGAACCCCACGGCCGCCTTCGTCCTCGCGCTGGCGGTGATGCTCGGTGGCCTCTTCCTGCCGGGCATCGTCGGCGCCGCCCTGCTGTTCGTGCTGGCCGCGGGCCTGGCCGCGCTCACCTTCACGACCTGGCCGGTGCAGTCGGGCTCGACCCGCGCCCTCCGCCTGCTGATTCTGGCCCTGTTGCTCGCGGTCGTGGTGACCAAGGCGCTCTAGACACATGCGCTTTTGACAATCATTATCATTGTCAGAGACAGTGGGTGGTATGCGCCGCCGTCTTCTCTCTGCTCTGCTCGTGCCGGCCGTCGCCCTCGCCGGGTGCGGTGATCAGGCCGCCTCCGGGGAGAAGCCGGAGGACGGGAAGTTCGAGATCGTCACGGCGTTCTATCCGCTGCAGTTCCTCAGCGAGCGGATCGGAGGCGATGTGGTCAGCGTCACCAACCTCACCAAGCCGGGCGCCGAGCCGCACGAC from Paractinoplanes brasiliensis encodes the following:
- a CDS encoding DUF6703 family protein, with the translated sequence MVTPSDNLLGRLSRVNPTAAFVLALAVMLGGLFLPGIVGAALLFVLAAGLAALTFTTWPVQSGSTRALRLLILALLLAVVVTKAL